The sequence agacagacacacatacacacacacacacaaacatgcatacacacacacacacacacgcacacacacggacatgcatacacacacacatacacacacacacacacacacacacacacacacacacacacacacacacacacagtgggataatgagagagaggccagcgAACGATGTGAGGTCACGGACTAGAACCCTTAGTGCTCTTCCTCAAATTCCCCAGTTTCTGACACTCCTGTTTCCGGCAGTCGTCTGCCAGCCctcccacactgacacacacacacacactcacacacacacacacacacacacacacccacacacacacacacacacacacacggagctgAGGGCCAGCCCTCCCACACTGACACGGAGCTGAGGGCGGACTGCTGCCTGGACACCCCAGTGTGTTCTACCCAGTgggaaatcacacacagacacatgacctccctctacacacacacacacacacacatgacctccctctacacacacacacatgacctccctctacacacacacacacacacacacatacacacacatgacctccctctacacactcacacacacacataataaaatgCTGTTTTTAGTGAATGATTTATTCGGTCACTACTTGACTAACATCTGCAAACAAACAGGGGAAAGAATGAAGATGCCAATATATTCACATACTCTGGTTAATATGGGCAGAACTGAAGATGACATTATATTCACATACTGTACTCTGGTTAATATGGGCAGAACTGAAGATGACATTATATTCACATACTGTACTCTGGTTAATATGGGCAGGACTGAAGATGACATTATATTCACATACTGTACTCTGGTTAATATGGGCAGGACTGAAGATGACATTATATTCACATACTGTACTCTGATTAATGGGCAGGACTGAAGATGACGATATATTCACATATCTCCTGATTAATATGGGCAGGCCTTTAGAACTCGTGCTATCTCCTGATTAATATGGGCAAGACTGTAGAACTCGTGATATCTCCTGAGGAACCACAGCGATGTCAGAGTGTTGTGTTAGAGGTTCCAGTTCTCAAATGTACACTGCAGTACAGCAGATAGTGAGTTTCTGACTTGTTTGTTGTTAAATACCTATAGCCTGAGGGAGAAccgaacaggaacaggaacaggagaaCACAGTTCATATTTTAGCTAATTAGCATATAAACAGGAGAACACTGTTAATACTTTAGCTAATTAGCACTTAAACAGGAGAACACTGTTAATACTTTAGCTAATTAGCACTTAAACAGGAGAACACTGTTAATACTTTAGCTAATTAGCACTTAAAGAGGAGAACACTGGTCATACTTTAGCTAATTAGCACTTAAAGAGGAGAACACAGTTAAAACTTTAGCTAATTAGCACTTAAATAGTGGAATATCACATCAACATGTGTGTGGTCTAAAAAGGCACCACACAGAAACTAAATATATTCAAGTTACAGGAAATAATCTGCAAAGCAAATAATGCATGTAAAGACAGTATAATACATGCATATGGGTTACGGTTATGTACattgaatacaaatatatagctcatatatatatatatgtatatatatatgtgcacaACTCTGAGATATGTTTTGCTAACGTACTGGTACTTTGTCTGAGCAGAAATCATAAAACTGATTGAATACCCAAACACACCTAATAGCCCTGACCCCGAGAGAGGACCTGAGAGAGGACTATAGAGAGGCTCCCCTAATAGCCCTGACCCGAGAGAGGACCTGAGGGAGGACTATGGAGGAGCTCACCTAATAGCCCTGACCCCGAGAGAGGACCTGAGAGAGGACTATAGAGGAGCTCCCCTTATAGCCCTGACCCCGAGAGAGGACCTGAGAGAGGACTATAGAGGAGCTCCCCTACTAGCCCTGACCCAGAGAGAGGACCTGAGGGAGGACTATTGAGGAGATGTGTTGACTGAATGTCCATATGTTTACTGTTTAAATCATGGAGAGTTCACCCATTCCTCAGACAATTAAGATCACTTCCACCTAATGGGCAGCAGGTGGCAGCACTAGCTCATCTCTGAGGGACAGCTATAGGCATGCAGTATTGGCCAATCTTTAAGTTCACAGCAACTGACACTTTTTTACATAAACTAACTAGGCTGGACCATTCCATAGGGTTAGCTTACTATGAGACCTACAGATCATTTATTTGCAAAAAATAAGGTTCTGCCAGGAAAATATTTCTATGAGTTTTTCTATTCACGTGTCTGAATGAAGAGCTACTCTCGTATTTCTATGCGTTTGTATTCACATGTCTGAAATGGTCTATGAGCTAATCTGCACGGACCACACAGATCTCTCTTAAATGACTTCCAACCCAGGACACGTTTCAGTGTAACATCACACCGTTCATTAACAACTGTGGAACTGAGTGAATTTGAGGCTTAGAAACATGGAGAACAACTTTCACTTCTGCTCTCTTGAGCATTCATAGAATCATATTGTAGGTCCATTATAGGAgtcactgtgtgtatgtctgagtgtgtatgtctgagtgtgtgagagggagagtccctgtgtgtgtgagtgtgtatgtgcccgagtgtgtgagagggagagtttgtgtgcatgtgtgtgtctctgcatgagACAGACTGTTCATTCCTTTCTCATGAActtgagcaggtgtgtgtgtgtgtgtgtgtgtgtgtgtgtgtgagagagagagacagactgcttGTTCTTTTCTCATGATCTTGAGTGGGTCCCGGTAGTCTTGTGGGGGAGTTGAAGTCTTTTCCAGCTCTGCTGAGAGTCCTGCTGGTCCCTGACCTCACCGGcaggcacaggtgtgtgtgtgtgtgtgtgtgtgtgtgagagagagacagactgctgGTCCCGGACCTCACCGGcaggcacaggtgtgtgtgtgtgtgtgtgagagagagacagactgctgGTTCCCTGACCTCACCGGCAGGCACAGGTATCCACAGACATTCCGGGGTAAACCTTCAGAACGAGGTTCCGCTCCGGCTCCAGGTACAGGACCGGCAGTGAGCTCATCTTATCCGGAACACAGCAGGGCTCCGGAATGCCGGGAATGATTCCGACCGCCTTGACGATGCTCTGGATGGTGGCGTGGTTAGAGGGGCGAACCACCTGCAGAAGattgtgggagggagggaggggggggagagcagaaaaacaaatgaacagcaCTTTTAGTTTCTACGAAGGCCTACAAGGACCAGTTTGTGctttgtgtttgactttttcAGCAGTGTGTTTTGTCCTGTATCTTGGGTGAAAAGAAAGACACTGTTACTCTGACCCCATGCATGAAGCAATCACCTGTATGTATCCTAACCAACACTGTTCTTCTATCGCAGAGCTGTGAAACACAAGATCAATAACAATCACCTCTATGTATCCTAACCAACACTGTTCTTCCATCGCAGAGCTGTGAAACACAAGATCAATAACAATCACCTGTATGTATCCTAACCAACACTGTTCTTCCATCGCAGAGCTGTGAAACACAAGATCAATAACAATCACCTGTATGTATCCTAACCAACACTGTTGTTCCATCGCAGAGCTGTCAATAACAACATCAATAACAACTCAGGGAGACCTCCAaccactctgtctgtttcatcaTCGAGGCCTGAGATGAACATCATATGGGTTGATCACCCCGTTACTCAATATCTGATCTTAATCAAGCCACTAGTTAGGCCTGCAGAACCTTCTGTTCTAGATGCATCTGAGAACTGTTAGCCATTGCTGTTGATGGTAGCAGGTCTGTTTGCTAGTAACAGTAGGTCCccgacacagaggcagagagcacacacacacacagacacacacagacacacagacacacacacaaacagacacagacacagacacagacacacacacacagacacagacacagacacacacacacacacacacacacacacagacacacacacacacacacacagacacagacacacacacacgcagacacacacacacacacacagacacacacacacagaagcagagagcacacacacacacacagacacacacacacacacacagacacacacacacagaggcagagagcacacacacacacagacacacacacacacacacacacagacacacacacacacacagacacacacacagacacacacacacacagagacacacacacacagaggcagagagcacacacacacacacacagacacacacacacagacacagacacagacacagacacacacacacacagacacagacacagacacagacacagacacacacacacacacgcagacacagacacacacacacacactcacacacacacacacacacacacagacacacacacacacacacacagacacacacacacagaggcagagagcatCAGTCATCACGTGTGCCACTGCCAGGAGAGGAAATAAGCAAACGCGCTGGTCGACCAAAGGCACTGTCACGCCAAGAACAAAGATGGACTCTCACTGACACGCTCGCTAGCAGGTTTGCTAAAACTCACACGGACACTTCATTTCTTTGCGTTAAGTTCACTCCTCCATGATGTTCCCACTACCGCCATTACTGTTTGGACCAGAGGAAAAATGCTGCACACCAGGGCCACATCCGCTCTGCTCCGCGGCTGCTAACAGGCTAACGTGCTCTCACTGACAGCGGGCGTGCTAACAGGCTAACATGCTCTCACTGACAGCGGGGTGCTAACAGGCTAACGTGCTCTCACTGACAGCGGGCGTGCTAACAGGCTAGCATGCTCTCACTGACAGCGGGGTGCTAACAGGCTAACGTGCTCTCACTGACACTGGGGTGCTAACAGGCTAACGTGCTGTCACTGACAGCGGGGTGCTAACAGGCTAACGTGCTCTCACTGACAGCGGGGTGCTAACAGGCTAACGGGCTCTCAGAGTTTCCGGCGTGCTGTAAGGTGTTCTGTATCAGAACAGAGAGGTACATGTGGTGTTCTCTCACCTTGGGAATAGGGAACCTGCACGTTCCAGCACAGTAGAATGCCTCGAAGGCCTTGGGGGCGAGGACCCACTCGCTCCAGCCGATGTCGGCGAAATCGACCCTGAGGTAGCGGCGGGAGCACACGCGTGGCTCGTTCCCCTGCCGCCGGCGCGCCTTCTTCATCGTCCGCTCGTCGAACTTCAGCACccgagacccccccccctcctcctccacgcccCCCTGAGGGGGGCTCACAGCGTCTACACCGtcaagtgtgtgagagtgtgtgccgtGTGAGTCTCGACCcatgtgtgtgacgtgtgagtCTCGACCCGcatgcgtgtgagagtgtgtgtggtgtgtgtctcggCTGGCGAATTTCGGTTTGAAAGGGAAGTAGGTGTTTTCCCAGAGTTCCCTGTTCTTGGGTTCCGTGTGGTGGAGGTCAGGCAGCAGGTTGTTCCGAAGGTGTTCCGCCTCCCGTCTTGGCCGGTTCTGCCCCAGGTTTCGGTCCTGTCCCAGGTTGTGGTTATGTCCCAGGTTCTGGCTCTGCTGCTCCTCTGCGCCGGGGAACGGGCCGTACCGCTGCAGGGTGGCAGCCACGCTGTTGGGCTCACCGATGCCCCGATCGTCAGTGTACACCAGCAGGTACGGCAGCGCCAGCCCTGACCCGTCTCCCGACGACCCGGACCCTACGGCCCAGTCCAGGcgccgctgctgctggtggtgccgCTCGGCGGCGGCGTCGGGCTCGAACTCTGCGGTGAGGAGCAGGTGGCCGGCAGCGCGGGCCTGTCGGACGGGAGAGGAGACGTTCCGCAGGAGCCAGCCGGTGCGGCGGTGGGGGGGCAGCGGCAGGGTGGCGAGGCGTGTGGCAGAGGACGACCCCCCCCTCAGCACCAGGCGCCCAGCAGGAGGAGGGGGCACCGCAGGGGGGGGGCGGCAGGATGGGCCACGGGGGCGGCGGCAGCTCCAGGGCCGGCGCAAACGAGGTGGCTCCAGGAAGTGAAGCGTTGCCGCGACGACGACCTCTGCCTCTGGGATGGAGGTCAGGTTAAATTGGAACAAGACCTTGTTGTTGGAGAACACTGCAGggcaaaatattttaaaaacagttatgtggaaatcttttt is a genomic window of Clupea harengus chromosome 1, Ch_v2.0.2, whole genome shotgun sequence containing:
- the gdf10b gene encoding growth/differentiation factor 10b; the protein is MAVTYLCALHLLFYLSLRRSCAVVDASPPEDRETLGSARERIFDRAAFDRDSQDIVTLNMYRIYDKYTKEHRQRDGNTVRSFKAVPEDFHITVFKIFCPAVFSNNKVLFQFNLTSIPEAEVVVAATLHFLEPPRLRRPWSCRRPRGPSCRPPPAVPPPPAGRLVLRGGSSSATRLATLPLPPHRRTGWLLRNVSSPVRQARAAGHLLLTAEFEPDAAAERHHQQQRRLDWAVGSGSSGDGSGLALPYLLVYTDDRGIGEPNSVAATLQRYGPFPGAEEQQSQNLGHNHNLGQDRNLGQNRPRREAEHLRNNLLPDLHHTEPKNRELWENTYFPFKPKFASRDTHHTHSHTHAGRDSHVTHMGRDSHGTHSHTLDGVDAVSPPQGGVEEEGGGSRVLKFDERTMKKARRRQGNEPRVCSRRYLRVDFADIGWSEWVLAPKAFEAFYCAGTCRFPIPKVVRPSNHATIQSIVKAVGIIPGIPEPCCVPDKMSSLPVLYLEPERNLVLKVYPGMSVDTCACR